One region of Mycolicibacterium rhodesiae NBB3 genomic DNA includes:
- a CDS encoding alpha/beta hydrolase, with product MRRLVAIAAVVALLASGLVALAWWQQWRLIYYPSPGPVPSAVTALPNGQDVVLETDDGTRLGAWYFPVAGGGPAVLVCHGNAGDRSMLTKLAAALNGMGLSVLLYDYRGFGGNPGQPSERSTASDARAAQAWLAAQPGVDKIVYFGESLGAAVAVGLAVEKPPAALILRSPFTTLADVVSSHYPWLPARQLLRDRYPSIDRIGSLHMPLLVIAGDRDDVVPESMSRRLYDAANEPKRYVVVPGAGHNDAAFLDGPQMIGEIRGFLSSTGVT from the coding sequence ATGCGGCGTCTGGTGGCGATTGCCGCCGTCGTGGCACTCCTCGCGTCGGGCCTGGTGGCGCTGGCGTGGTGGCAGCAGTGGCGGTTGATCTACTACCCCTCGCCCGGACCGGTGCCGTCGGCTGTGACGGCATTGCCCAACGGTCAGGATGTCGTTCTCGAGACCGACGACGGAACCCGTTTGGGTGCTTGGTATTTCCCGGTTGCCGGTGGTGGGCCCGCCGTGCTGGTGTGCCACGGAAACGCTGGCGACCGGTCGATGCTCACCAAACTGGCTGCCGCGCTGAACGGGATGGGTCTCTCGGTGCTGCTGTACGACTACCGCGGCTTCGGCGGCAACCCGGGCCAGCCGTCGGAACGCTCGACGGCCTCCGATGCGCGCGCGGCGCAGGCCTGGCTGGCGGCCCAACCCGGGGTCGACAAGATCGTGTACTTCGGCGAATCGCTCGGCGCCGCAGTCGCTGTCGGCCTCGCGGTCGAGAAGCCGCCTGCCGCGTTGATCCTGCGTTCACCCTTCACGACGCTGGCTGACGTGGTGTCGTCTCACTACCCGTGGTTGCCTGCCAGACAGCTGCTGCGCGACCGCTATCCCTCGATCGACCGCATCGGATCCCTGCACATGCCACTGCTGGTCATCGCGGGCGACCGCGACGACGTCGTACCCGAGTCGATGAGCAGGCGACTCTACGACGCGGCCAACGAGCCGAAGCGATACGTGGTGGTGCCGGGGGCGGGGCACAACGACGCCGCGTTCCTCGACGGCCCGCAGATGATCGGGGAGATCCGAGGGTTCTTGTCGTCGACCGGTGTCACTTAG
- a CDS encoding NAD-dependent epimerase/dehydratase family protein, giving the protein MRVLLTGAAGFIGSRVGAALREAGHDVIGVDVMLAAAHGPDAQPPPDCHVIDVRDASALASLLSGVDVVCHQAAVVGAGVNAADAPSYGSHNDYGTAVLLAEMFAKDCRRLVLASSMVVYGQGRYDCAEHGPIEPLPRSRTDLDDGVFEHRCPICGATVAWRLVAEDAPLRPRSLYAASKTAQEHYALAWAEAAAGSVTALRYHNVYGPHMPRDTPYSGVAAIFRSELESGDVPRVFEDGGQMRDFVHVDDVAAANVAAVESEGTGFDAFNVCSGRPISIMEVATQLCEARGDAAPVVTGQYRNGDVRHIVADPAKASRLLGFHAAVDPRDGLREFAYAPLRT; this is encoded by the coding sequence GTGAGGGTCCTGCTGACGGGTGCGGCCGGTTTCATCGGATCCCGTGTCGGCGCCGCCCTTCGCGAGGCGGGGCACGACGTCATCGGTGTCGACGTCATGCTTGCCGCCGCACACGGTCCGGATGCCCAGCCGCCGCCGGACTGTCACGTGATCGACGTCCGTGACGCATCCGCCCTGGCGTCGCTGCTGTCCGGTGTGGACGTCGTATGCCACCAGGCTGCGGTGGTGGGTGCCGGGGTGAACGCCGCCGACGCGCCGTCCTACGGCAGTCACAACGACTACGGGACAGCGGTTCTGCTCGCAGAGATGTTCGCCAAGGACTGCCGTCGGTTGGTGCTCGCCTCGTCGATGGTGGTCTACGGCCAGGGTCGATACGACTGCGCGGAGCACGGGCCGATCGAGCCGTTGCCGCGCTCGCGGACCGATCTCGACGACGGTGTGTTCGAGCATCGCTGCCCGATCTGCGGTGCGACGGTCGCGTGGCGACTCGTTGCCGAGGATGCACCGCTGCGACCGCGCAGCCTGTACGCGGCGAGTAAGACCGCTCAGGAGCATTACGCGCTGGCGTGGGCCGAGGCGGCCGCGGGTTCGGTCACCGCATTGCGGTATCACAACGTGTACGGCCCGCACATGCCGCGCGACACCCCCTACTCCGGGGTCGCGGCGATCTTCCGGTCGGAGCTGGAATCAGGCGATGTGCCAAGAGTTTTCGAGGACGGTGGCCAGATGCGCGATTTCGTACACGTTGACGATGTCGCAGCGGCCAACGTGGCAGCTGTCGAATCCGAGGGGACCGGGTTCGACGCGTTCAACGTCTGCTCGGGGCGCCCGATCTCGATCATGGAAGTGGCCACCCAGTTGTGCGAGGCGCGCGGGGACGCGGCGCCCGTGGTGACCGGTCAGTACCGCAATGGCGACGTCCGCCATATCGTCGCCGACCCCGCCAAAGCGTCTCGGTTACTGGGATTTCATGCAGCCGTGGATCCGCGCGACGGTCTGCGTGAGTTCGCCTACGCCCCGTTGAGGACATGA